TCCTTCGCCTCGAAGCTCCCTTCGCTCGTCAACTTCGCGACTCATGCCCCCGGGATCGGACGCTTCTCCAAATGGGTGGCCGGTGTGAGTCAACAGCGCGAAGTCCCACGCTTCGCGCGCCAGAGCTTTCGCGCTTCCTTCGCCGGAAGAAGCCCGCGCGGACACGGCAAACGGGTGCTCTTGTGGCCCGACACCTTCAACGACGCCTTCTTCCCCGAGATCCTTTCGGCGGCGGTGGAAGTCCTGGAGTCGGCGGGCCATCGGGTGATCATCCCCGACACCAAGCTGTGTTGCGGTCGCGCACTGTACGACTACGGGATGCTGGAGCGCGCCAAGCGTCTGTGGTCCCGCACCTTGGACGAGCTGGATCACGAGATTGCCGCCGGTACCCCGATCGTGGGCGTGGAACCCAGCTGTGTGGCTGCATTCCGCGACGAGCTGCCGAACTTGATGAGCGACGACCCCCGTGCGGAAAAGCTCGCTGGGCAGGTACGCTCGCTCTCCGAGCTGTTGACTGAAGAAGGTTTCCAGCCGCCGACTCTCCGGGGCAACGCCTTGTTGCACGGCCACTGCCACCAGAAGGCCGTGTGGGGAACGGACAGCGACCAGCGCTTGCTCGAGGGAATGGGGCTCGACGTGGAAGCACCGGAAACCGGTTGCTGCGGGATGGCCGGCGCCTTCGGGTTCGAGAGCGACAAGTACGAGATTTCGATGCAGGTGGGGGAGCTCGACGTCCTACCGCGAGTCCGCAGCACGGAGCAGAAGACGCTCATCGTGGCCAATGGGTTCTCCTGCCGCGAGCAGGTGATGCAGGCCACTGAGCGCCGGCCGCTGCACCTTGCAGAAGCCGTGCGCCTGGCACTGCACCAAGACGAGATCCTCGATCACGAAGCGCCTCCCGAACGCCAGCTCCCCGTGCGTCGACCCCGAATGAGGGCGTCGGCGGCAGCGCTATTCGTCGCGGCGTTGTTCGTAGCTATCTTGCTGCTGTCGTTGTGGGCGCCGGCGCTGGGAGCGCCGGCCCCTCGGTGATCACGCTCCGTCGATTTGCTGCATGAAGCGCTCCGTGAATGCGGGTAGGTCGTCCGGCTTGCGCGACGTCGTCAGGTTCCCATCCGTCACGACCTCGCGGTCGACCCACGTCGCGCCCGCGTTCTTCAAGTCGGTCTTGACGGAGGGCCAAGATGTCATGGTGCGCCCATCGACCACGCCCGCCTCGATCAGAAGCTGAGGCCCGTGGCACACCGCCGCTACCGGCTTGTTGGAGCGGAAGAACTCCTGCACGAAGCTCACCATGTGCGGGTCCGTGCGCAGCTTGTCTGGTGAGTAGCCGCCCGGGATCAGCAGCGCATCGAAGTCCGTCGGGTCACGCTGTTCGGGCGTCCCTGCCACGGCGGTCTTGGACTTGCCCCGCTTGCCATGAATCTCCTCGCCGGCCTTTTCACCGATGATCACCACCTCGTGACCAGCAGCCTCCAGAGCCTCTGCGGGGTATGTGAGCTCCGAGTCCTCGAAGTCCGAAGTTACCGTGACGGCAATCCTTGCCATGTCGCTCTCCTTTTGGTTCGGGTTCACCTGGCATTCAGCAAATGCCGTGCCCGGTCCGAGATCGCGGCGCATTGCCACGCAGGGGTCACAGCTTGGTGATCGTCAGCGATTTCAACGCGTACTGGCTGTTGTCGGTGGAGTCCGAGTCCAGGCTCAGGTGGTAGCCCCACTTGCCCACGAAGCGCGCGTCGGTGACGTCCCAGGTCAAGGTGTGCCACTGGTCCTGAGCGGGCACGCCGTTCCAACTGCCGGTGGACTTGGTTCCGGCTGCAGATTCGTACTTCAGGTTGAAGCCGGCGGCGCCGTTCGTCGTGCGACGCACCACGGCGGTGACCCGCAGGGGCACCGTGTCCCAAGTGTTGAAGTTTGGATCCAGCGTGAAGGAATGCGCGGCTGCGCTGCCGCAGTCCCGCGCTAGATCGCCCCCGAGCGTGATGGTGGGCGCAGCGCCGAGCACGTGCAGCCCTTGCTCCGCGTTCGGCGTGAAAGAAATCTCCTTCGCTCCGCTGAAGTCGCCCCCCCACCAGAACGGCGCGCCCTTGTCGTTCGCGGCTTCGTTCACCAGCGCAGCGGGGATCTGACGCACGATCAGCGGCGCGCTCAGGGGCACGCTGCTGCCACTGCTTCCGCTCCCGGTCAGCGGATCCACCACGTCGACCGTCTCGCCGAATTCGATGGTCGGGCTGGTGCCGGGCGCCGGCCAAGCGACGAGCAGCGGCCCCGACGGTCCGTCGAACACGAAGCCGTAGTGGGCGCCGTCGAGCAGCACCCAGCCCAGGTACTTGGGCAGCGCGCCGAGGTTTTCGATCAGCACCTTGGCCGCGGTGAACGACGGCCGCGGGGTTCCGTCATCCGCGAGCAAGCCGAAGGGGCCGGAGTCGCCGTCGATGCCCTCGAACCAGTGGATTCGAGTCACGCCCTGGGCGATCGACAGCACGTACGCCTTCAAGAACGTGGCTGCCTGATGCTCCGGCGTGTGTGATCCGTCCACCGGCTCCCCCAGCTCCGTGAACACCACCGGGACCCACTGCTTCGCAGGGTTCAGCTCCGCCAGCATCTTGCGCACCGTCGGCACGATGCCCATGAACTGCCCCTCGAAGCCGCGGTCCACCAAGTCCAGCGTCTCGTACGGATGCAGCGTGATGTAGTCGAAGTGGTCGGCCGCTCCCGCGACAATGGCCTGCGACATGAAGCTCAGGTGCACGCTCGCAGAGCACAGCCCCACTTGCAGCGTGGGGTCGACTTCCTTCACCGCGTCATAGGCGCTCTTCACGATCGCCGCGTAGCTCTCGGGCGTCTTGTCCGTGGAGAAGTTGGGCGGCTCGTTCCACACCTCCCAGTACTTCACGCGGCCCTTCGCCTCGGTCACCAGCTGCTTCACGCCGTCGCGCCAGGCGTTCAGGTCCCCGGCGGGAAAGGCCGCCCCCTGCTGCAAGATGCCGCTCACCTCGAAGCCCGCGGCGAGCGCGTCGGACAAGCTCTTGTCCGCGTTGTCGCGATCGAAGCCGCGCAGCCACGCGATCCCGGTGGTGCCGATGGTCGTGAGCCAACCGAGGTTCAGCGAGCGCGAGTGGGACGTGGCGATGCCGAAGGGGCTGCCCTCGCCGATGCCGGTGGGGCCGCCGTCACCCATCGGCGAATCCGTGGTGGCGTCTTGGGCACCGCCGTCGCTGCTGGTGCCACCGTTGCCTCCGGCGCCGCCGCCATCGGCTCCCGAAGTGCCCGGCGGGGTCGTCGACGAGTCGTCTCCGCAGCCCGCCGCCACCACCACGCCAAGCCCTTGCACGAACTGCCGTCGAGTCTGCCGCATGGCCGAATCTTAGGTTTTGTCGGGCCGCCGCGGAACCGCCTGGGACGGGGCTCGCGCCGAGCCAACAGGATCTCGAAACCAGCGGCGCGGCTACTTCTATTTCGACTTCTTGCGGCGCGCTTTCTTCAGCGCCTTGGCCACGAAGTCCGCTGCAGCGCCGCCTTGGGCAGCCTCTAGTTCTGGCACGGCCTCCGCGCCTGCGGCTTGGAAGTATGCGAGCAACGACTTTTCCGGCAGCGGTGCGAATCGGCGGGACGCCTTCAGCTCGCCACTGGCGGCGAGCTCGGCGTGCCGCTCGATGCCGCGCAGGATGTGCTCCGTGATCTGCGGTGATGGATGGCGCTGCGCGAGATCCGTGCAGTCGCGCGGGGTCACGAACTGCACCCAGCCATGCTCCACGGTCTTGCCGCGGATCACGTCGCCGCGGTTGGCGGCGGCATAGATCGGTCGGAGCAGCACGAGCTCGGCGCGGCGCTCCTCGGGAAAGAGCGAAAGCACGTGCTCGCACAAACCCAAGCTCGGGTGGCGAAGCGCGATGGGCAGTAGCGGCACCGTGCGTGCGTCGAGATCGGTCGCGAGCAATGCCTCCACCAACACCGCCGCCGAGAGCGGGGAAGGGTTCGACGCCGCGAGCAGCGCGTCCGCGGCCTGCGCCGCTGCGTCCGGCGGACAGGCCCGGACCAACATCGAGACCAACCGGAGGCGATGCTCGAGAGCCCACGCTTCGTCGCCCTGCCGGACGGCGATGCCCTTCTTGTAGCTGTCTGCGTCCGGCGCAAGCGGTTGCCACAGCGAGTATGGGAAGGTGGTGACCACCTCGTGCCAGGCGGCCGCGGTCTCGGTGTTGGCAATGGCATCGAGGGTCGTGCGTTCGTCCAACAGCCCATGCGCCACGTGAGCGATGGCCATCCAATACGGCACGCTGGCACCGCCTACCTCGATCTCGAGATCCGCCGGACCGCTGGGAGCGTCTCCCACGAAACGGGCGATGTCTTCCCTCAGCGCCGGCAACCCCACGTAGGAGGTAGCGCTCACGCGGACCTTCGCGAGCACGCGGGCCAGCCGTAGCTCGGTATCGGAGAGCTCGGCCTTGGTGCGAAGCGGGAGCGGTCGGTACTCCTTCCCGAACACCTGCCACACCAGGTTCTGCGCGGTCTTCACGTCCTCGGCCGCGGGCGGATCTCCGAGCGAGGCCTCCAGCGCCGTCAACGTCGACTCCACATCCATGTCGTCGGTCACTCCTCGAGCATCAACGTCTTCTTCCACTCCCGCTGGTCTGCGAACTTGGAGAAGAAGGGGTTCTGGCGAGCCGCTTGAATGGCGTTCGGATCGTCGCGGATCACGCGCTCGAGCTCCAGCCGTGCATCGGCGGAACGGCCCAAGATGGCGAGCGACTCGGCCTGTTTGTAGCGCAGCATGCGGGCCCTGGGCATGTGCTCGAGGCACGTCGCGCCCACCTGCAGCGCGTCCTCATGGCGGGTGAGGCGTCGCAGCAGGAGCACCAGGTTCAGCGCCACGTTGGTGTGCGTCGGGTCCACTTCCAGTGCCGCGCGGTAGGTGCTCACCGCGTCCTCGAGGCGGCCGAGCTGATCGAGCGCTGCGCCGCGGTTGAAGCGGCAGTCCGTGTGCGTCGCATCGAGCGCGATGCCTTCGTCCGCTCGCGCCAGGGACGCGTCCCAGTCGCCTGCCGCCGCCAGCACCGTGGAGAGCAGATACAGCGCGTCCGCCGTTGGCTCGCGAGCGACGATGCCTTCGAGCTCGCCGCGGGCGTCCGAGAAATCTTGATTCACCATCGCGTGGTACGCGCCATGGAGGGGCGACGCGGGATCTTCCCAACTACGTTCCACTGGTTCTCCTGTCTGCTGACCCTCGCCCACGGTAGGCTCGGGCCCGGCTTCTTTCCAGGGAATGTTGGCGCGCCGCGGTCACACCGCGATCCCGACGTCGATTCCCGGCTACACTTCGTCTTGGCATGAGGCTCGCGATCTACGGGATCTGTCTGGCGTTGCTCGCCGCGTGTTCCGGTGAGGACGACGGCGCGAGCTCGCCGGACGCGGGCAGCGGCGGCGCGGGCGCAGCCGGCGGTACGAGCAGTGGCGGTACGAGCAGC
This portion of the Polyangiaceae bacterium genome encodes:
- a CDS encoding type 1 glutamine amidotransferase, producing the protein MARIAVTVTSDFEDSELTYPAEALEAAGHEVVIIGEKAGEEIHGKRGKSKTAVAGTPEQRDPTDFDALLIPGGYSPDKLRTDPHMVSFVQEFFRSNKPVAAVCHGPQLLIEAGVVDGRTMTSWPSVKTDLKNAGATWVDREVVTDGNLTTSRKPDDLPAFTERFMQQIDGA
- a CDS encoding tetratricopeptide repeat protein, whose translation is MERSWEDPASPLHGAYHAMVNQDFSDARGELEGIVAREPTADALYLLSTVLAAAGDWDASLARADEGIALDATHTDCRFNRGAALDQLGRLEDAVSTYRAALEVDPTHTNVALNLVLLLRRLTRHEDALQVGATCLEHMPRARMLRYKQAESLAILGRSADARLELERVIRDDPNAIQAARQNPFFSKFADQREWKKTLMLEE